One Vibrio gazogenes genomic region harbors:
- the casA gene encoding type I-E CRISPR-associated protein Cse1/CasA: protein MNLLQQPWLPFRMRDGTEKVLALTSIGDPDVVDFALPRADFQGAAYQFTIGILQTAFAPQDAAEWREHFRQSPSVVQLQAVFEPMAHAFDLLGDGPLFMQDLDPLDDQKTTPVSALLIEAPGANGIRHNTDHFIKRGIGDVMSLEMAALALFTMQINAPAGGVGHRVGLRGGGPLTTLVLPANSDYSLWQKLWLNVINREAWHYDDPDFHDGRLFPWLAPARESQKKNSEIYQKDVHPLHMFWAMPRRIRLQVDQATSQCQISGRETTFSVSQYRTKNYGGNYSGNWEHPLTPYKWDPKKPDEEHLSIKGQPGGINYKIWDVLTFDSPNLGVRCASVVKHYQSIARKAKLNELPRLWVFGYDMDNMKARGWYSVALPLFEVEHTIQDEIVSEVQRLQKLANEALWHTRTQIKQAWFERPGDIKGDTSFIDLAFWQRSETSFFIAVEQMVAQAQQGDQLAPEQAQRWLEQLRRLCLVLFDEYALSAELVNQRDMAKRIKARRALQGWLYSSKDKNPVRQFINDYRMTTIQDAV, encoded by the coding sequence ATGAACTTGTTACAACAACCTTGGTTGCCATTTCGCATGCGGGATGGCACCGAGAAAGTATTAGCCCTGACCAGTATTGGTGATCCGGACGTTGTGGACTTTGCCCTCCCGCGCGCTGATTTTCAGGGCGCTGCTTACCAATTTACGATTGGTATTCTCCAAACGGCTTTTGCCCCCCAAGATGCGGCCGAGTGGCGTGAGCACTTTCGGCAATCACCGTCCGTTGTTCAGTTACAGGCGGTGTTTGAACCGATGGCTCATGCCTTTGATTTGCTTGGCGATGGGCCGTTATTTATGCAAGACCTTGACCCGTTGGATGACCAGAAGACAACGCCCGTTTCCGCGTTGTTGATTGAAGCGCCGGGGGCGAATGGCATCCGGCATAACACCGACCATTTTATTAAACGTGGAATTGGTGACGTGATGTCGTTGGAAATGGCCGCTCTGGCTCTCTTTACCATGCAGATTAATGCGCCTGCCGGTGGCGTCGGGCATCGTGTCGGTCTTCGTGGTGGTGGGCCGCTGACGACGTTAGTTTTACCCGCAAACAGTGACTATTCGTTATGGCAGAAGTTATGGCTGAATGTGATCAATCGGGAGGCGTGGCACTACGATGATCCTGATTTTCATGATGGTCGTCTTTTCCCTTGGCTTGCTCCCGCACGGGAAAGCCAGAAAAAGAATAGCGAAATCTATCAGAAAGATGTGCATCCCTTGCATATGTTTTGGGCTATGCCGCGTCGCATCCGCTTACAGGTCGATCAGGCGACGAGCCAATGCCAGATTAGTGGCAGGGAAACCACATTCTCAGTCAGCCAGTACCGGACTAAAAATTACGGCGGTAACTACAGCGGCAACTGGGAACATCCGCTCACACCTTATAAATGGGATCCGAAAAAACCGGACGAAGAACACCTGTCTATAAAAGGGCAGCCCGGCGGGATCAACTATAAAATTTGGGATGTGCTGACGTTCGATAGCCCGAATCTGGGCGTCAGATGTGCTTCGGTTGTGAAGCATTATCAGTCCATCGCACGAAAAGCGAAACTGAACGAGCTGCCCCGGTTGTGGGTGTTCGGTTATGACATGGATAACATGAAAGCCCGGGGCTGGTATTCAGTGGCTCTGCCTTTATTCGAGGTGGAACACACCATACAAGACGAGATTGTCAGTGAGGTGCAACGCTTACAAAAGCTTGCCAACGAAGCGTTATGGCATACCCGGACTCAAATCAAACAGGCGTGGTTCGAGCGGCCCGGAGATATCAAAGGGGATACCTCTTTTATTGATCTGGCCTTTTGGCAACGGAGCGAAACGAGCTTTTTCATTGCAGTTGAACAGATGGTTGCTCAGGCTCAACAAGGTGATCAACTTGCCCCCGAGCAAGCACAGCGGTGGCTTGAACAGCTTCGGCGCCTTTGTCTGGTGCTGTTCGATGAATATGCCTTGTCGGCTGAACTTGTCAACCAGCGCGATATGGCAAAACGAATTAAAGCACGCCGGGCATTACAAGGCTGGCTCTATAGCAGCAAAGATAAAAATCCAGTCCGGCAGTTTATCAATGATTATCGAATGACAACAATACAGGATGCGGTGTAA
- a CDS encoding CRISPR-associated helicase/endonuclease Cas3 has translation MEEPAYFLYWGKASQALTSHGDDYHLLPYHCLDVAAVGQQLLHPEKPLTCELAAFLGISTSQLNRWFTFVLTLHDLGKFASAFQALHRLPDSSWLPHCRRTYDGREYRHDRLGLFFWEVLKDSFYAELPTFASYSENEQDRIDQTLMIMLNCVFGHHGQPVENAAMVTMRKFTEPYNLDAAGQFVHDVYHLIRPDIPLEKLTDKAWTSRLTQVSWQLAGIAVLADWVGSNQAFFHYRSQPEALCDYWHKVQDVAVRAIQAFGLAQSSRPAPFQSVEAHFHFQPTPLQRWAEEVPLDDAPQLFVLEDVTGSGKTEAALTLTHRLMAANVADGFYFGLPTMATSNAMFDRVADHYQQMFVAEQDNIPSIVLAHAAREMNERFQQATMESGPRDMNYAQTDRSATAQCNQWLADSRKKALLAPVGVGTIDQALLAVLPRRHQSLRLLGLHRKVLIFDEIHTADDYMFELLEALLRLHLHQGGSAILLTATLSLKQRQRLADIWLNTESESRLLLTQTHFPLATQLSYGSVTPIREQALASRADVSRAVQVDFIHHEQACVDRIVAAVAQGQCVVWVRNSVDDALAAYRLLSAQLAKPEDCLLFHSRFILDDRRRIETQVLQWFGKKSTGSDRQGKVLIATQVFQESLDADADVMISDLCPIDDLIQRAGRLHRHTRDATGCHMPKVSDLRPAPVLYVHAPVWEEEPAKDWLSQNFRNTEFVYRSPGRLWLAQRILRQLEAIRMPEQARQLIEAVYGDTATDSIPISLQSQEETLMGDECAKANQAWSQLIDFRYGYHTNSSKYWTEDHQEIGTRYSDIETVSVLLLKRTENDQLVPWVDDMQFAVALSTVKVGKKKFADHLALLSEEQIQSVHRAYPAAKYLQLWMPETDSRFAYDETAGFCMQQKQEV, from the coding sequence ATGGAAGAACCTGCCTACTTCTTGTACTGGGGCAAGGCGAGTCAAGCACTGACATCTCATGGGGATGACTACCATCTTTTGCCTTATCATTGTCTTGATGTGGCAGCTGTCGGGCAACAACTATTACATCCTGAAAAACCACTTACCTGTGAGTTGGCTGCATTTCTGGGCATTTCAACAAGTCAGCTCAATCGTTGGTTTACTTTTGTGCTGACGTTACATGATTTAGGCAAGTTTGCCTCCGCTTTTCAGGCGTTACATCGGCTACCTGATAGTTCATGGTTACCACATTGCCGTCGCACATACGATGGCCGCGAATATCGACATGACCGATTAGGGTTATTTTTTTGGGAAGTATTGAAAGATTCTTTCTATGCAGAGCTTCCCACTTTCGCATCATATTCTGAAAACGAACAAGATCGCATCGATCAAACCTTAATGATTATGCTCAACTGTGTCTTCGGTCATCATGGTCAGCCGGTTGAAAATGCCGCGATGGTAACCATGAGAAAGTTCACCGAACCGTATAATCTCGATGCCGCCGGGCAGTTTGTTCATGATGTTTATCATTTAATCCGGCCGGATATACCGTTAGAAAAGCTCACTGACAAAGCATGGACTAGCCGTCTGACACAGGTGAGTTGGCAACTGGCCGGTATTGCTGTGTTGGCTGACTGGGTGGGTTCAAATCAGGCGTTTTTTCACTATCGAAGTCAACCCGAAGCACTTTGCGATTATTGGCATAAGGTGCAAGATGTGGCTGTCAGAGCAATCCAAGCGTTCGGTTTAGCGCAATCGAGTCGTCCGGCACCGTTTCAGTCTGTAGAGGCTCATTTTCATTTTCAACCGACACCATTGCAACGATGGGCCGAAGAGGTTCCGCTCGATGATGCACCGCAGTTATTTGTGTTAGAAGATGTGACCGGTTCGGGGAAAACAGAAGCGGCTTTAACACTGACACACCGCCTGATGGCAGCAAATGTCGCAGACGGTTTTTATTTCGGTCTGCCGACGATGGCTACTTCAAATGCGATGTTTGACCGAGTTGCAGACCACTACCAGCAGATGTTCGTCGCTGAGCAAGACAATATACCCAGTATCGTTCTGGCTCATGCTGCCCGGGAAATGAATGAACGGTTTCAACAAGCGACAATGGAATCCGGGCCGAGGGATATGAATTATGCGCAGACGGATCGCAGTGCAACAGCACAATGTAATCAGTGGTTAGCCGATTCGCGTAAAAAAGCATTATTAGCGCCCGTCGGGGTGGGAACCATCGATCAGGCATTATTAGCGGTGTTACCACGTCGCCACCAGTCGTTACGTTTATTAGGGTTGCATCGAAAGGTACTGATTTTTGATGAAATACATACGGCAGATGACTACATGTTTGAGTTGCTTGAAGCCTTACTCAGACTCCATTTACATCAAGGCGGGTCAGCGATTTTACTCACAGCAACACTCTCGCTGAAACAGCGTCAGCGTTTGGCTGATATTTGGCTAAATACTGAGTCAGAGTCACGTTTACTTCTCACACAAACCCATTTCCCGTTGGCCACCCAACTGAGCTATGGCAGCGTGACACCGATCCGGGAGCAGGCTTTAGCCAGTCGTGCGGATGTCAGCCGAGCGGTTCAGGTTGATTTTATTCATCATGAGCAAGCATGTGTGGACCGCATTGTCGCGGCTGTGGCACAGGGGCAATGTGTCGTCTGGGTGAGAAATTCGGTGGATGACGCATTGGCGGCCTATCGGTTACTCAGTGCTCAACTGGCAAAACCAGAAGACTGTTTGTTATTTCATAGCCGTTTTATTCTCGATGATCGGCGGCGGATAGAGACACAAGTTTTACAGTGGTTTGGTAAGAAAAGCACCGGGTCAGACCGGCAAGGTAAGGTCTTAATTGCGACCCAAGTCTTTCAGGAAAGTTTAGACGCCGATGCCGATGTAATGATTTCTGATTTATGTCCGATTGATGATCTGATTCAACGTGCCGGTCGGTTACACCGCCACACCCGGGATGCAACCGGATGCCATATGCCCAAGGTGAGTGATCTACGTCCGGCACCGGTTTTATATGTTCATGCACCGGTGTGGGAAGAGGAACCGGCTAAGGATTGGTTGAGTCAAAACTTTCGCAATACAGAATTTGTTTACCGTTCACCGGGGCGTTTGTGGCTTGCTCAACGTATTTTACGCCAGCTTGAAGCGATCCGAATGCCGGAACAGGCGCGGCAATTGATTGAAGCGGTTTATGGTGATACCGCAACAGACAGCATTCCCATCAGCTTACAAAGTCAAGAAGAGACTCTGATGGGGGATGAGTGTGCCAAAGCAAATCAAGCTTGGTCTCAGTTGATTGACTTCCGATATGGTTACCATACGAATAGCTCAAAATACTGGACAGAAGATCATCAGGAAATTGGTACCCGTTACAGTGATATTGAAACGGTGAGTGTGCTTTTACTCAAACGAACCGAAAATGATCAGTTGGTTCCTTGGGTTGATGATATGCAATTTGCTGTGGCTTTGAGTACGGTCAAAGTCGGGAAGAAAAAATTTGCTGACCATTTAGCGCTGCTTAGTGAAGAACAGATTCAATCCGTACATCGGGCGTACCCGGCAGCCAAATACTTGCAACTCTGGATGCCTGAGACGGACTCACGATTTGCTTATGATGAAACAGCAGGTTTTTGTATGCAGCAAAAACAGGAGGTGTGA
- the cas6e gene encoding type I-E CRISPR-associated protein Cas6/Cse3/CasE, producing the protein MQLYLSKVTLSPSANLAKVLLELDQNDAYASHQLLWRELFYRDEKRQFIYRQDVDAHQLPFFYTLSKTQPDPYSRHCRVESKVFVPQLHAGQKLAYQLRINPTVCITKDGRQQRHDVVMHTKHQLRDEQLQPHVLQQHMDDAVHQWFGHDARLSQWGIQLDTQPDIQSYTQHSSYKKNRREKHKHHVRFSSVDVQGILTVTDPERFLSQYAEGFGRAKAMGCGLMLIRRI; encoded by the coding sequence ATGCAATTGTATTTATCAAAAGTTACGCTAAGCCCCTCTGCTAATTTAGCCAAGGTTCTGCTTGAGCTTGACCAAAATGACGCATACGCCTCTCATCAACTGTTGTGGCGTGAGCTTTTTTATCGGGATGAGAAACGTCAGTTTATTTATCGCCAAGACGTCGATGCGCATCAATTACCGTTCTTTTATACGCTTTCGAAAACCCAGCCAGACCCATATAGCCGCCATTGTCGGGTCGAGAGTAAAGTTTTTGTACCACAGCTGCATGCCGGGCAGAAACTTGCTTATCAATTACGGATCAATCCAACGGTTTGTATCACCAAAGATGGCCGCCAGCAGCGTCATGATGTGGTGATGCATACCAAACACCAGCTTCGGGATGAACAACTACAACCACATGTGTTGCAACAACATATGGATGACGCTGTGCACCAGTGGTTCGGTCATGATGCTCGCTTGAGCCAATGGGGAATCCAACTGGATACCCAGCCTGATATCCAGAGCTATACCCAACACAGTAGTTATAAGAAAAATCGTCGGGAAAAGCATAAACATCATGTTCGGTTTTCGAGTGTTGATGTACAGGGGATTTTGACTGTCACCGATCCTGAACGCTTCTTAAGTCAATATGCTGAGGGTTTTGGCAGAGCCAAAGCGATGGGATGTGGCCTGATGTTGATCAGGAGGATCTAA
- the casB gene encoding type I-E CRISPR-associated protein Cse2/CasB: MEQSKPTSFSIRHHSVVRNTLLRWWQSMVLSKDELKKTDIYPAPSGVKARLKRCDSVDSVMMTEGFRLLWMALPEAFTGQAKPQDIECWATIAAALVYISAESETSFARAAGKKGDNDKSAVSEMRFAQLQAAKTPDEFLRRLRRILQQVKGKVSPLALAQDIEQWSQEHDSMRLHKADKRIAVQWAMDYYRAAGH, translated from the coding sequence ATGGAACAGAGTAAGCCTACATCTTTCTCCATTCGTCATCATAGCGTAGTCAGGAATACCTTACTGCGCTGGTGGCAAAGCATGGTTTTATCGAAAGATGAACTGAAAAAAACAGATATTTATCCGGCCCCTAGTGGCGTAAAAGCTCGTTTGAAACGGTGTGATTCGGTTGATAGTGTCATGATGACGGAAGGATTCCGGCTGTTATGGATGGCGCTCCCCGAAGCGTTCACCGGGCAAGCCAAGCCACAAGATATCGAATGCTGGGCAACCATTGCAGCGGCATTAGTTTACATTTCGGCTGAATCTGAAACCTCATTTGCCCGAGCAGCGGGGAAAAAAGGGGACAATGATAAATCAGCGGTCAGTGAAATGCGTTTTGCACAACTGCAAGCGGCCAAAACGCCGGATGAGTTTCTGCGTCGGCTACGTCGCATCCTGCAACAGGTCAAAGGTAAAGTTTCGCCATTAGCGCTGGCTCAAGACATCGAACAATGGTCTCAGGAACATGACAGTATGCGTCTTCACAAAGCGGATAAACGTATTGCTGTGCAATGGGCCATGGACTACTACCGAGCTGCCGGACACTAA
- the cas5e gene encoding type I-E CRISPR-associated protein Cas5/CasD, whose protein sequence is MRSYLVFRLYGPMASWGLPAVGGDRQTAVAPSRSAILGLLGAALGIRRDNETQLQALQQSVEIAVKQLVPGTLIRDYHTTQVPSADRKFTHRTRKSELSESHLNTVLSSRDYRCDGMWTVAVTLTPEPSYTLAELHSALKTPVFSLYLGRKSCPPAAPLSPQIVADGFLRAALDTEFHMLTWSQKADDFLLRHNGWVTYFWEKDPQAIEPEDSETVVTTFPWDEPENRGRWQFQSRTMYQLSVAQSRANKDSGSSAPANERV, encoded by the coding sequence ATGAGATCTTATCTCGTATTTCGTCTTTATGGCCCAATGGCGAGCTGGGGGTTACCAGCCGTCGGCGGGGATCGACAAACAGCCGTTGCCCCGTCCCGTTCTGCGATTTTAGGTTTGTTGGGGGCAGCATTAGGAATTCGGCGGGATAATGAAACACAACTACAAGCGTTACAGCAGAGTGTTGAAATTGCCGTGAAGCAACTCGTTCCGGGCACACTGATCCGTGATTACCACACCACCCAAGTGCCGTCGGCGGATCGGAAATTTACGCACCGGACACGCAAGAGCGAACTGTCTGAATCGCACCTCAATACGGTACTTTCCAGCCGGGATTATCGATGTGATGGGATGTGGACGGTTGCGGTGACTCTGACACCTGAGCCGAGTTATACATTAGCTGAGCTTCATTCTGCCCTGAAAACACCGGTGTTTTCGCTCTATTTAGGCCGTAAGTCTTGCCCGCCTGCTGCGCCGTTATCACCACAAATTGTGGCTGACGGCTTCCTTCGTGCTGCTTTAGACACTGAATTTCACATGCTCACTTGGAGTCAAAAGGCTGATGACTTTTTGCTACGCCACAATGGATGGGTGACCTACTTTTGGGAAAAAGATCCTCAAGCGATTGAACCGGAAGATTCAGAGACGGTTGTCACGACTTTCCCTTGGGATGAACCGGAAAATAGGGGCCGTTGGCAGTTTCAGTCACGCACGATGTATCAACTCTCGGTCGCGCAATCTCGTGCGAATAAAGACAGCGGATCATCGGCTCCGGCAAATGAAAGGGTATAA
- the cas1e gene encoding type I-E CRISPR-associated endonuclease Cas1e encodes MSFIPLKPIPMKERNSMIFVAMGRIDVRDGAFVVIDEVNGERMHIPVGSLACILLEPGTRISHAAVKLASTTGTLLIWVGEAGVRLYSVGQPGGARSDRLLYQAKLALDEALRLKVVRKMFELRFKESAPERRSVEQLRGIEGARVRKTYEILAKQYGVDWQGRRYDPKDWQKGDITNQCISAATACLYGVTEAAILAAGYAPAIGFLHTGKPLSFVYDIADIIKFDTVVPVAFRVASYRPLEPDRKVRQECREAFRKNQTLKKLIPLIEEVLAAGEIEPPLPPEDAQPPAIPEPESYGDAGHRSK; translated from the coding sequence ATGTCATTCATTCCCCTAAAACCGATCCCGATGAAAGAACGTAATTCGATGATTTTTGTCGCGATGGGGCGAATCGATGTGCGTGACGGGGCGTTTGTCGTCATTGATGAAGTTAATGGTGAACGGATGCATATTCCGGTCGGGTCATTGGCTTGTATTCTGCTCGAACCCGGTACGCGGATTAGCCATGCTGCGGTGAAACTGGCCTCAACCACGGGCACATTACTGATTTGGGTCGGTGAAGCGGGTGTGCGTCTTTATTCTGTGGGTCAGCCGGGTGGGGCACGATCCGATCGTCTGCTATATCAGGCCAAGTTAGCACTGGATGAAGCGTTACGCTTAAAAGTCGTGCGCAAGATGTTCGAGCTTCGCTTTAAAGAATCTGCGCCAGAGCGCCGGAGTGTCGAGCAGTTGCGGGGGATTGAAGGGGCACGGGTACGTAAAACCTACGAGATACTTGCCAAACAGTACGGGGTTGACTGGCAGGGGCGCCGGTACGACCCCAAAGACTGGCAAAAAGGGGATATCACCAATCAATGTATTAGTGCGGCAACGGCTTGTTTGTATGGGGTGACTGAAGCTGCGATTCTGGCGGCCGGGTATGCTCCGGCGATAGGTTTCTTACATACCGGCAAACCGTTATCGTTTGTGTATGATATCGCTGACATTATCAAATTTGATACTGTGGTTCCTGTTGCGTTCAGGGTTGCATCGTATCGGCCGCTTGAACCCGATAGAAAAGTACGCCAGGAATGTCGGGAAGCCTTTCGAAAAAATCAGACTCTTAAAAAATTGATTCCTCTGATTGAAGAGGTATTAGCTGCCGGAGAAATCGAGCCACCGCTGCCGCCGGAAGATGCACAACCCCCCGCGATTCCTGAACCTGAATCTTACGGTGATGCCGGACACAGGAGTAAATAA
- the cas7e gene encoding type I-E CRISPR-associated protein Cas7/Cse4/CasC codes for MSQFIQLHLLTSYAPSNLNRDDLGRPKTAVMGGTERLRVSSQSLKRHWRTSDLFEAAMAGHLGVRTKRFGVSLFEALTQAGVKEKSAQKWAAEMAGQYGKLKKDSLEIEQLAHISPAEQDAALSLVAVLAAEDRGPSAEELKALKNKQTSVDIALFGRMLASSPEFNVEAACQVAHAISVHSVTVEDDYFTAVDDLNDGKTDAGSAHIGEAGFAAALFYSYICINKTQLIDSLQGDESLANQAIQALTEAVVKVSPSGKQNSFGSRAYASFVLAEKGTQQPRSLSVAFLKPVVDIDMGEAAVKALEKQAENFDAIYGDCADSRYRINAFTGEGSLTQLQQFVAE; via the coding sequence ATGAGTCAGTTTATTCAGCTTCACCTACTTACATCTTATGCCCCCTCTAACTTGAACCGTGACGACTTAGGCCGACCTAAAACAGCCGTCATGGGCGGGACTGAGCGTCTTCGGGTGAGTTCTCAAAGTTTAAAACGCCATTGGCGAACCTCTGACCTATTTGAAGCCGCGATGGCCGGACATTTAGGCGTTCGAACCAAACGATTTGGCGTGAGCTTATTTGAGGCACTCACACAAGCAGGCGTCAAAGAAAAATCGGCACAAAAATGGGCGGCAGAAATGGCCGGTCAATATGGCAAATTAAAAAAAGACTCGCTTGAAATTGAACAGTTAGCCCATATCAGCCCGGCAGAACAAGATGCTGCACTTTCGCTGGTTGCGGTACTGGCGGCAGAAGATCGTGGCCCCAGTGCTGAGGAACTTAAGGCGCTCAAGAACAAACAGACGAGCGTGGATATTGCACTATTTGGTCGGATGCTCGCGTCTTCTCCTGAATTCAACGTCGAAGCCGCTTGTCAGGTCGCCCACGCGATTAGTGTCCATTCGGTGACAGTCGAAGATGACTATTTTACAGCGGTTGATGATCTAAACGATGGTAAAACTGATGCCGGTTCAGCACATATCGGCGAGGCCGGTTTTGCTGCTGCGCTGTTCTATAGCTATATCTGCATTAATAAAACACAACTGATCGACAGCTTACAGGGCGATGAGTCGCTGGCGAATCAGGCCATTCAGGCGCTGACGGAAGCAGTTGTCAAGGTATCACCCAGCGGGAAACAGAACAGTTTCGGCTCACGCGCTTATGCGAGTTTTGTATTGGCAGAAAAAGGTACTCAGCAACCGCGTTCGCTTTCTGTTGCTTTCCTGAAGCCGGTTGTGGATATTGATATGGGGGAAGCCGCCGTTAAAGCGCTGGAAAAACAAGCGGAGAATTTCGATGCCATTTACGGTGATTGTGCCGACAGCCGTTATCGGATCAATGCATTTACCGGAGAAGGTTCTCTGACACAATTGCAGCAATTTGTCGCTGAATAA